The following proteins are co-located in the Macrobrachium rosenbergii isolate ZJJX-2024 chromosome 26, ASM4041242v1, whole genome shotgun sequence genome:
- the LOC136852879 gene encoding uncharacterized protein, producing MNQQQRGDHLNRGNSNGLPAQREDVPENNSDSDFEDNAFQRNSRLTNGQNTGIGSTMPMEVDLTEDADSEIINSITQQLLSIYSVCGTQDNLDTTESHTQDAKVRRRTTDKWICMFQITGALEFQSLGEADISEITEDSEIAKIDKFLKGFFQTYNENIKGLTKHNFKVNQALGSRYIYHAKNKVLKGVLVVVGGNSLVENLRLNSHLLLEKFSPTSPLLYGKYHNVYIGHAYPIHTTDVVCSGGNCLRDLLKNWVDEKFYESLHWIIPSTSDQMRLMSPSSAKAKEEEDLLRYKNLISEMEEALREPRPSLEKPSTPSKRIPVSQSNSLFDYFDVQPGQECSLHSHHWELIEVPLNSDNSVNDRVQRMVVKIKQKGGVIKRISQ from the coding sequence ATGAATCAGCAACAGCGTGGTGACCACCTCAACCGAGGAAATAGCAATGGCCTTCCTGCCCAAAGGGAGGACGTTCCTGAAAATAACTCCGACTCGGACTTTGAAGACAATGCTTTCCAAAGGAACTCTCGCTTAACCAACGGCCAGAACACTGGCATTGGTTCTACAATGCCAATGGAAGTAGACTTAACTGAGGATGCTGATTCTGAAATTATAAATAGCATAACCCAACAGCTCCTGAGTATCTATTCTGTATGTGGCACACAAGATAACTTGGATACGACTGAATCACACACGCAGGATGCTAAAGTGAGAAGAAGAACCACTGATAAGTGGATCTGCATGTTCCAGATTACAGGAGCTCTGGAGTTTCAGAGTCTAGGAGAAGCAGACATATCTGAAATCACAGAGGACTCTGAAATAGCAAAAATTGACAAATTCCTCAAGGGTTTCTTTCAGACctataatgaaaacataaaaggtTTGACAAAACACAATTTCAAAGTGAATCAAGCATTAGGTAGTCGATACATTTACCATGCTAAGAATAAAGTCTTGAAAGGCGTTCTTGTAGTTGTGGGGGGGAATAGCTTGGTTGAAAATCTTCGGTTGAACTCCCATCTGTTGCTTGAGAAATTCAGTCCAACTTCTCCTCTTTTGTATGGAAAATACCACAATGTTTACATTGGCCATGCATACCCCATCCACACAACGGATGTTGTTTGCAGTGGTGGCAACTGCCTTCGTGACCTTTTGAAAAATTGGGTCGATGAGAAATTCTATGAGAGCCTACACTGGATTATACCATCAACATCTGATCAAATGCGTTTGATGTCACCCAGTAGTGCCAAGGCTAAAGAAGAGGAAGATCTACTTAGATACAAAAATCTCATAAGCGAAATGGAAGAGGCTTTACGCGAACCCAGGCCATCCTTAGAGAAACCCAGTACGCCTTCAAAGAGGATCCCGGTGAGTCAGTCCAACAGTCTGTTTGACTATTTTGATGTTCAACCAGGACAAGAATGTTCTCTCCATTCCCATCACTGGGAACTTATTGAGGTCCCTCTCAACAGTGACAACTCAGTGAATGATCGTGTCCAACGGATGGTAGTTAAGATAAAGCAAAAAGGTGGTGTTATCAAGAGAATCTCTCAGTAG
- the LOC136852878 gene encoding uncharacterized protein, whose protein sequence is MLSQHHKSLPFLCTMLLWTSVTVLASQPQMQVNHNSPTDPSAQSDNLLQLRQVQKKFLDIVGNSSARVHSLTHVLGMLNSKQGKELGALLVKGVTLGMQEKNPGQLLTDFWTQLQGRLSPVLLESFEDYRDFFKGVDISTLPMAWEQLFKKDDLGNSLASLPLGQLVDMLQPTASRYGIDIRAVMNSMMGQGDNNVRDLLASAVGNTDFGALMNQVINATTSALRPSENAAGSEQKSPAGDARKKGKADKTLRLFRPLVASLLKENEIDLDADAVLEVLSPLFKSDILTQASPWIAMLAGQGGKGGLGNMLANVMGGGGQEGFNQQQLGGLLGSLGALMATGGGKNQMDMSSLLSMASMFMGKPSKTKSKSKSKSGSKKGKEANDFDFGSLMNVAGQLLGNNMNLDTILDIASSSLKSEMNKKRAGSAQSGPAKRARLSKQEQETEDVPQIHLRITKSKTILNLIEPILLSMKKDKKCNAKIKEALDLGKVMLGSRLSSSLGDVNQIMPLLKAYFADSEVLKSKGINLETLAASFTQAFMKADWSDFLESLKNKDLRQMLIRNVAPTAAEVLVLLAEKESQEKMYNNVVPRIQNFFASYGLVGVTLDNFPERLAPLLGLLGKSWNLPFNPTTLLVPLKGYLKSLKSIILSYLQSIPADAGQVGNVLFDLLEHGVAEPLLEVMEAVQTTRDPYCLPQRLCQVNSQFDEEGVPAAVARIASVAFSAEPVLATPDSNLLLHALHGIGGIDRREGCAEFFPGDCNPEDHEEEGEEEEEDEEEEEEEEEEEEGYDPTMDLLYEHQEL, encoded by the exons ATGTTGTCCCAGCACCACAAATCGTTACCTTTTCTCTGCACAATGTTGCTTTGGACCTCAGTGACAGTTTTGGCTTCACAGCCCCAAATGCAGGTCAATCACAACAGTCCAACTGACCCTTCAGCCCAGAGCGACAACCTCCTCCAGCTCCGTCAAGTCCAGAAGAAATTCCTGGACATCGTGGGGAACTCCTCGGCCCGCGTCCACAGCCTGACCCACGTGCTGGGCATGCTGAACTCGAAGCAGGGCAAAGAACTGGGCGCCCTCCTGGTGAAAGGGGTCACTCTGGGCATGCAGGAGAAGAATCCGGGTCAGCTTTTGACCGATTTCTGGACGCAGCTCCAGGGAAGGCTGTCCCCCGTCCTGCTCGAGTCTTTTGAAGACTACAGGGACTTCTTTAAGGGCGTCGACATCAGCACGCTGCCCATGGCGTGGGAGCAGCTCTTCAAGAAGGACGACCTAGGGAACAGCTTGGCTTCTCTGCCCTTGGGTCAACTGGTCGACATGCTCCAGCCGACAGCGTCCAGGTACGGGATAGACATCAGGGCGGTGATGAACTCGATGATGGGTCAGGGCGACAACAACGTCAGGGACCTCCTCGCTTCGGCTGTTGGCAACACAGACTTCGGCGCGCTGATGAACCAGGTGATCAATGCGACGACGAGCGCCCTCCGGCCGTCGGAAAATGCTGCAGGTTCCGAACAGAAGTCCCCCGCCGGAGATGCCCGTAAAAAGGGCAAGGCAGACAAGACGCTGCGTCTCTTCCGTCCCCTTGTGGCCTCTTTGCTGAAAGAGAATGAGATCGATCTAGATGCTGATGCAGTTCTGGAGGTGCTCTCCCCACTCTTCAAGAGTGACATCTTGACTCAGGCTTCCCCTTGGATTGCTATGCTTGCTGGGCAAGGGGGCAAGGGAGGCTTAGGAAACATGCTGGCGAACGTCATGGGTGGAGGGGGCCAGGAAGGGTTCAACCAGCAACAGTTAGGAGGACTCCTCGGCAGTCTAGGAGCGCTGATGGCTACTGGTGGTGGCAAGAACCAAATGGACATGTCCTCTCTCCTCAGTATGGCCTCCATGTTCATGGGTAAGCCTTCCAAAACAAAGAGTAAAAGTAAATCCAAATCTGGTAGCAAGAAGGGGAAAGAGGCCAATGATTTCGACTTCGGGTCCCTGATGAATGTCGCAGGACAGCTCCTAGGAAACAACATGAATCTTGACACCATTTTGGACATTGCTTCCAGCAGTCTGAAATCAGAGATGAACAAGAAAAGGGCAGGTTCTGCACAAAGCGGGCCAGCCAAGAGGGCCAGGTTGTCGAAACAGGAACAAGAAACTGAGGATGTTCCACAAATTCACCTGAGAATCACAAAATCAAAGACCATCTTGAACCTGATTGAGCCAATTTTGCTCTCAATGAAGAAGGACAAGAAATGCAATGCTAAAATCAAGGAGGCTCTTGATCTCGGCAAAGTCATGTTGGGCAGCCGACTCTCTTCCTCGCTGGGGGATGTCAACCAAATAATGCCACTTTTGAAGGCATACTTTGCTGACAGTGAAGTCTTAAAGTCGAAGGGCATCAATTTAGAAACTCTAGCTGCGTCCTTCACTCAGGCCTTCATGAAAGCAGACTGGAGTGATTTCCTTGAAAGCCTAAAAAACAAGGACCTCCGGCAGATGCTGATCAGGAACGTTGCGCCGACCGCTGCGGAAGTCCTAGTACTCCTGGCGGAGAAGGAGAGCCAAGAGAAGATGTACAACAATGTCGTGCCTCGCATACAGAACTTCTTCGCAAGTTACGGTCTGGTCGGGGTCACCCTGGACAACTTCCCAGAGAGATTAGCCCCTCTCTTAGGCCTCCTGGGGAAGAGCTGGAACCTCCCATTCAACCCCACGACTCTGCTGGTCCCGCTGAAAGGATACTTGAAGAGCTTGAAGTCTATTATCCTTTCTTACCTCCAGAGTATTCCAGCTGATGCAGGCCAG GTTGGGAACGTCCTCTTTGACCTGCTGGAGCACGGAGTGGCCGAGCCGCTGTTGGAGGTCATGGAAGCTGTCCAGACGACGCGTGACCCATACTGCCTGCCCCAGAGGTTATGCCAGGTCAATTCTCAGTTCGACGAGGAGGGAGTTCCAGCGGCTGTGGCCAGGATAGCGAG CGTGGCCTTTTCGGCGGAGCCCGTGTTGGCAACACCGGATTCGAATCTCCTTCTCCACGCGCTCCACGGGATTGGTGGGATCGACAGACGAGAAGGATGCGCG GAATTCTTCCCTGGCGATTGCAATCCTGAGGATCacgaggaagaaggagaggaggaggaagaagacgaggaggaagaagaggaggaggaggaagaagaagagggttacGACCCAACAATGGATTTATTATACGAACACCAGGAATTGTGA